The Gasterosteus aculeatus chromosome 8, fGasAcu3.hap1.1, whole genome shotgun sequence genome has a window encoding:
- the LOC144411359 gene encoding E3 SUMO-protein ligase ZBED1-like produces MLRHFRAKHEAGQAAASIHGDRKAKIDEALVNMIVKDSQPFKVVEDQGFRALVSLLDPTYVLPSRQTLKSMVEAKYHEEKQKATAVALTSDMWTSIHMDSYLAFTCHFVDEGDMLATVLLAVAKFGERHTASNIASVKGSIMEEWGIPKSKVMCLTTDGASNMTLCSTMMEIRHSHCIAHALNLVVKKSMKLTPGLEEVRTKARDIATHFRTSTVARERLLCLQKQMGAPCAKLKRWKRDGTAPWTCCKGCMSRESQ; encoded by the exons ATGCTGAGGCACTTTCGTGCCAAGCATGAGGCTGGTCAAGCTGCAGCAAGCATCCATG GTGATAGGAAGGCCAAGATTGACGAGGCACTGGTGAACATGATTGTCAAGGATTCGCAGCCCTTCAAG GTTGTGGAAGATCAAGGCTTTAGGGCCTTGGTGTCTCTTTTGGACCCCACCTATGTCCTTCCTTCAAGGCAGACCTTGAAATCTATGGTGGAAGCCAAGTATCacgaggagaagcagaaggctACTGCTGTGGCTTTGACCTCTGATATGTGGACATCCATCCACATGGACTCGTACCTGGCCTTCACTTGCCATTTTGTGGATGAAGGGGACATGTTGGCTACTGTTTTGCTGGCAGTTGCCAAGTTTGGGGAGAGGCACACGGCTTCAAATATTGCCTCTGTGAAAGGGTCCATAATGGAGGAATGGGGAATCCCCAAATCCAAAGTTATGTGCCTAACAACAGATGGGGCCTCTAACATGACCTTGTGTAGTACCATGATGGAGATCAGGCACAGCCACTGCATTGCACACGCATTGAATTTAGTTGTAAAGAAATCAATGAAATTAACACCTGGTCTGGAGGAGGTCCGCACTAAGGCGAGGGATATTGCCACACACTTCAGAACCAGCACTGTGGCTAGAGAGCGCCTTCTCTGTCTTCAGAAGCAAATGGGTGCTCCATGTGCAAAACTCAAGAGGTGGAAACGAGATGGAACAGCTCCCTGGACATGTTGCAAAGGCTGTATGAGCAGAGAGAGCCAGTAG